The following are encoded together in the Oncorhynchus kisutch isolate 150728-3 linkage group LG8, Okis_V2, whole genome shotgun sequence genome:
- the LOC109894990 gene encoding diphosphomevalonate decarboxylase yields MSEDSGKKLTMVTCSAPVNIAVIKYWGKRDEELILPINSSLSVTLHQDQLKTTTTVACSRSFQEDRIWLNGKEEDITQPRLQSCLREIRRLARKRRSDGEADVDTAGLSHKVHICSVNNFPTAAGLASSAAGYACLVYTLSRVMGVEGELSEVSRQGSGSACRSMYGGFVQWIMGQQGDGKDSLAQQVEPETHWPELRVLVLVVSAERKPVGSTSGMQTSVETSSLLKHRADSVVPARMKEMIEAVHKRDFTAFAELTMKDSNQFHATCLDTYPPIFYLNDVSRRVINLVHRYNHHYRETKVAYTFDAGPNAVIYTLQQNVEEFVQVVKHLFPPETNGGQFLKGVPVAPTTLSEELKQAIGMEPMVKGISYIISTKAGPGPRVVEDPSEHLLGSDGLPKESA; encoded by the exons ATGTCCGAGGACAGCGGCAAAAAGCTCACCATGGTAACATGCAGTGCGCCTGTGAATATCGCTGTCATCAAATACT gggggaagagggatgAGGAGTTGATTCTACCTATAAATTCATCTTTGAGTGTCACATTACATCAAGACCAG CTCAAAACAACCACAACAGTGGCGTGCAGCAGGTCGTTCCAGGAGGATCGTATCTGGCTCAACGGCAAAGAGGAGGACATAACCCAGCCCAGACTACAGTCCTGCCTTAGGGAGA TTCGGCGCCTGGCCCGTAAGCGACGTAGTGATGGGGAGGCTGATGTAGACACGGCCGGTTTGTCCCATAAAGTCCACATCTGCTCTGTCAACAACTTCCCAACTGCAGCCGGACTTGCCTCTTCTGCTGCCGGCTATGCCTGTCTGG TGTACACGCTGTCCCGGGTgatgggagtggagggggagttgTCTGAGGTTTCTAGGCAGGGTTCAGGCAGTGCCTGTAGGAGTATGTATGGGGGCTTCGTCCAGTGGATTATGGGCCAGCAAGGAGATGGCAAGGACAGTCTGGCCCAGCAGGTGGAGCCAGAGACTCACTGGCCTGAGCTCAGGGTCCTTGTACTGGTG gTCAGTGCTGAGCGGAAACCAGTTGGCAGCACTTCCGGCATGCAAACTAGTGTAGAGACGAGCAGTCTcctgaag CACCGGGCAGACTCTGTGGTCCCAGCCAGGATGAAGGAGATGATTGAGGCTGTACATAAGAGGGACTTTACTGCGTTCGCTGAGCTGACCATGAAGGATAGCAATCAGTTCCATGCCACCTGCCTGGACACCTACCCACCCATCTTCTACCTCAACGACGTGTCGCGCCGTGTTATCAACCTTGTGCACCGCTATAACCATCACTACAGGGAAACAAAG GTGGCATACACATTTGATGCAGGTCCCAATGCAGTGATCTACACTCTTCAGCAGAATGTGGAAGAGTTTGTCCAGGTGGTCAAACATTTATTCCCACCAGAGACCAACGGAGGACA GTTTCTAAAGGGTGTTCCGGTTGCCCCAACAACACTATCTGAGGAGCTGAAGCAGGCCATTGGTATGGAGCCCATGGTGAAGGGAATCAGCTATATAATCAGCACcaag GCTGGACCTGGACCTCGCGTGGTGGAGGACCCTAGTGAGCATCTGCTTGGATCTGACGGGCTGCCCAAGGAGAGTGCATGA
- the cyba gene encoding cytochrome b-245 light chain, with product MGKIEWAMWANEQALAAGLILLTGGIVGVAGQFRDWEFAAYAIAAGVFVCLLEYPRGKRNKGTSVERTGQYCFTVCVKSFGPLTRNYYVRAFLHAAICVPGGFILATVLGCVCLGIASLIYLAAAIRGEQWEPILPRKESARKPVGESIKLPPQNPPPRPPAEMRRKRAEDLEAAAYVNPIAVTANDD from the exons ATGGGGAAAATAGAATGGGCTATGTGGGCCAATGAACAGGCTCTGGCGGCGGGGCTCA TTCTCCTTACTGGTGGTATAGTGGGGGTGGCAGGCCAGTTCAGGGACTGGGAGTTTGCTGCTTATGCTAT AGCTGCAGGGGTGTTTGTCTGTCTACTAGAGTACCCGAGGGGCAAGAGAAACAAGGGCACCAGCGTAGAAAGGAC GGGTCAGTACTGTTTCACTGTCTGTGTGAAGTCATTCGGCCCACTGACCAGGAACTACTATGTCAGAGCGTTTCTACATGCAGC gATCTGCGTTCCTGGTGGTTTCATCCTTGCAACTGTTCTTGGCTGTGTCTGCCTCGGCATAGCTAGCCTCATCTACCTTGCG GCGGCCATCCGAGGGGAGCAGTGGGAGCCCATCCTGCCCAGGAAGGAGAGTGCCCGTAAGCCGGTGGGAGAGAGCATCAAGCTCCCTCCCCAGAACCCTCCACCACGCCCACCCGCAGAGATGCGCAGGAAACGGGCAGAGGACCTGGAGGCGGCTGCCTATGTCAACCCCATCGCTGTCACTGCCAATGATGACTAG